AAAGTCAACTGCCTGGCTGTGCTAGGCCTGGGGCTCTCACTTCCATGGGCCTGCAGCCCCTAATGACATTCGGAGAAGAGGGGGAGCGGGGGTCCCGGAGGAGGACGTCAGGATGAAACTCCCTGCCTGTACTCAATCTTGGAGGAGCCACGGGATTGAAGAGAGTGAAATAGGGTGAGTGGGTTGTGAGGGTTCCCCCAACTCAGGAGACATGAGCAAAAACGACAGGCGACTTCCACAGGCCTCTCTGCCAAGGTCCAGGGGCACCTGTAATGTTACCCAACAGGAGAGTAGCCAAGACCTGGCGGTCCTCCTTACCCTTGAGCTTCTAGAGGAGGTCCTGTTTCCTCCAAGGAGCTGAGAGATGGAGGAAGAACCCGCCCCGATGGAGAAGTTTCGTTTAAGATCAGGGAGAGATGAGACGAAAGTGAGACGTGTTCCCCACAGGAGGGGGAGCACGATGTGGCTGTCCTCTTTGGATgcggggaggagggaaagagctAAGGAGAAGAAGGGTGGAACCATCCCTCCTGTCGCAATTTTAGTGCCCCACACCCCAAGATGTGAGGAACCCGAGCATGAACGCGGTAGCCACGGGTGGGGTGAGTGCCTGGGGCCAGGCTCAGCTGCCCCGAGACCTCCCAACCTCGCCCGTGGTCCAGGAAGGACCCACTGGTCtaggaagaaaacaggaaatccCGCCCAGCCGGAGGCCAGGACCGGAAGTCCCGCCTTTGGAAGGGTGAGGGGCGCCCCGAGGCCCCCCCAACCCATTCCCCGACCCCGTGGACGTGGTCCACGGCCCAAGTAGAGATCCCAGGCGCTGTGGACACCGCAAGGTGAGGCTGTCTAGGATTTGCCTCAGGTCTGACAGGACGATTCCCACAAGCGACCCCCTTCCAGCGCTCAGCAAAAGGTCGCTGGCGGACCTCTGCCCTCTGATCTGTGCAGGCCATACCCCTCCCGTGAGCCGCTCGCCCTCCCAGCGCCCCGCTGCCTCAGGACGGCCAAATCCTCCCCACACCGCGGTTCACAACGCCGCCTCCACTCACGTGCCCGTAGCCAGCATGGCCGGCCCGGCGCCGTCGACGCCCTCAAAAGACATGGCGGCGCCTTGCGTCACGTCCGCGTAGTTGCCCCGCCTCCTCTCTGTACACTCCACCTCCCTTATCGGGGCCGCCCGAGATCAAGATGGCGGCCACAGGGGCTTCATCCGAACCAGTGGGCAATGGCGACGGCAGCGTGCCCATAAAAAAAATGGCGAAAAAAACGCTTCAGCTTTCTCTCGCCTAGAGCATTTCCATTTGCCCCCAACAATAATGGCCGTCCTCATAAGCTCGCTCATGACCACAGCAAACGAAGGCAAGCGATCTGACGTCCCGGACCCACGATAAACTTCTTCGACAAAAGTGGAGGAAATCGGTGCTCGTTAACAACATGGCAGCCAACCGGTCTAATCAGCCCATAGTGTACATtggctctccctccctccaaccTGCTCCCATTCAGCACCAAAGCTGGCAAAGATCCAACACGGCAGCATTTCTTGCTTCGGTTTGCCAGGCTTCAAAATGGCGGCTCAGCCCGCTTTCTCGCGACGGTGACTCAGAAATTCGTTTGGGGCCGCTTCGTTTCTGGGGGCACTGACGGCTTCATCCCGTTATCCCGAGTCCCTCAGTGCCTCTTGTGGTGTACAGCTCCTCTCACCTCCTCTTCTCTTATCCGTTCGGCTCTTCCAGCTGTCGCGCCCCGCAGAGAGATGGGACACCCCCGTATTAACATGGCCTTAGCCGACCGGCTTAGGCCATGCCCTCGAGCAAAATGGTACCTCCTTGGCTTCAATTCCAGTATACAACATGGAGAAGGAAGTGGGCGTTTCGAGGCGTGCTTGCCCCAGGTGGTGCAGCTCTCAGACCCTCCCACTTGTTTACTTCGTGGCGAGAGGGAGAACACTGCGCCTGCGCACTCTCCGTAGCCGGCTCCACCTTCAGCGTCTGCGCCACGTGGCTCCGATCCACCCTCGAAGTTCCAGTGGAATATCCCCCTTCTGGAAAAATGGTTTCACCCACTCTTTCTATGGAACTGGTCGGGGCGCTACCACTGTCCGGTCCGGAGGGGAACTGTTTTCTCCGGAAGTGACCACACGCTGACTCGGAAAAGGAGGAGGCGGGGCAGTGGGGCCTTCGGCGGCGACTATGGAAGGAGCCGGCTACAGGGTAAGCACTGAGGACGCATTCCCTCGCTTCAGTGTATGCGAAACGCCCCGTCTGGTGATGAGCTCTTCCCTCAGGCCTTGCGAGTGCACTTGAGAAACTCCGATCTCTTATAAACGCGCCGTCACCCTCCCGTCTACCGCCCCAGGGAAGAACCTCTCATGGCCCCGCCCCCCGGCTCAGGCGACTCCTTGGGCCCTGCCCTCTGTGGAACGCACGCCAGCATCCGAACGTGGGCTGGACCATTCTCCCCGCCTTCGTCCCTGGGCAATGGCcctcccggccccgccccctgGGGAATGGCTCCTCCCTGGGCCCGTCCCTATTGGCTCCCCAGGCCGGTCCCCTCGCTGGTCGCCTTCTCTTGGGCCTCAGCCCTTGCTGGTTCCCCCCAACTCAGGTGGTGTTTGAGAAGGGCGGAGTGTACCTGCACACCAGCGCTAAGAAGTATCAGGACCGAGACTCCCTCATCGCTGGTGTTATCCGTGTCGTGGAAAAGGTGCGTTGGGAGGGAGCAGGGCTCGAACCCGCTCCGAGCGGGATGCAGGCGCTCTGGGATGCAAGCGGCAACTGTAGGAGTTTGGGGTCAGCAGTGGGACCTGAAGTCAGCAGTGGGACCTGAAGAAGGCTGGGGGTGGGAACTGGAATGAGGGGCGggactttgaaaggccgagggtAGAAActgggaaagtttggaaatttgCAACGGAAAGTTTTGGGAATGTGGTTTGGGGAGCGCCTCTAACCccgcctccctccttcccctagGACAATGACGTCCTCCTGCACTGGGCTCCTGTAGAGGAGGCTGGAGATTCCACCCAAATCCTCTTCTCCAAGAAGGTAGGCTCCACCCGCTTTGCCCTTCTCCACTCACTTTTCTTCTAGGTCCGTGCTGTTGTAAGTCATTTGAGGGACTTGTGTACAATCCCAGAGCTACCCATGGGACATGTGTGACCCTGTCTGGGCTTGGGTACTCTGCCCCTTGGTTTGCTCCTCTCTGTGAAATGGGCAGAGGATGCCCATTCAAGGAAAAAGAGCAGGGACCATGAGACACACAGTCGTGGGGACGGCTGACTCCTCTCTCCCTTTGCTTCATGGGAGATCCCTGCCAGGGTGCAAGATGTGGATTCAATTTGCTTGAAGGGAGGTGGCATTTTCTCTGGTGCCATAGGACAGGGCCTGACAGCCTACTCACCCACTTCGTCACTGCTCCTGCCTTTCCCTTCGTTATATCTCCTGAGACTTCCCGTGGCTGGACCCCATCCTGGGCAACTCTGAGACCCAGAGATAAGTCAGATCCAGACCCACCTAAGCCCTCACCCTTActcattttttgagaaactgataGATTTCTCACTTTTTGAGAAACACAGCCAAGGCACAAGGAAGTTGTATTACGTCATTTCCGCTTTTCAGGTTGCCCTGCATCTGGTTGGTAGAACTTGTCATGTGTCCTGGATTCCAGCTGCAAAGAaacctgggaaatgtagtgtttttgtttgtttgtttgtttgtttgtttttaagacaatcTCACTGTCTCAAAGAGTGcaaagtggtatcttattgtggttttgttttgtatttaccTAGCGAGTACCAACATTGTCTTTAAGCATTCCGCAGTCTGACTACAGAGCCACCTGCTGTGTAGCATGGACCTTCCCACGCACTGGGAGACATGGGGCCAAGTCCTGGCTCTCTCTCTGGTTGTGTTGGGTGACCCTAAGCAAGTGCtgtaccttctttttcttttcttttttttttttttgttaattttttttttaatgagacggagttcctcccttgttgcccaggctggagtgcaacagcgcaatctcagctcactacaacctccgcctctcggattctagcaattttccttcctcagcctcctgagtagctgggattacaggcatgcgccaccacgcccagctaatttttttgtatttttttttttttttagtagaaacggggtttcaccatgtcagccaggctggtatcgaactcccacctcaggtgatctgcccgcctcagcctcccaaagtgctgggattacgccactgcacccggcctgctgtagcttctttgtgcctcagtttccctgtttaTTCGATGGGACTATCTTCCAGGGTAGCCTCAAGGCTCAGATCTGCATCCCTAGCCCTTTACTGTCTGCTCTTTTCCTCCCCTAAGGACTCCAGTGGGGGTGACTCCTGCGCTTCTGAGGAGGAGCCAACCTTTGACCCCGGCTATGAACCTGACTGGGCCGTCATCAGCACTGTGCGGCCACAGCCCCGCCACTCAGAGCCCACGAGAGGTAGGCTGAGGTGCGGCCCTTGGGAAGCACGTGTGGGCCAGGTAGGACACATCTTGCCCTCAGTGGTCATGGCTCCAGAGGCTTTGCTGCTCACAATCAAGAAGgccaccaggccgggcgcggtggctcaagcctgtaatcccagcactttgggaggccgagatgggcggatcacaaggtcaggagatcgagaccatcctggctaacacagtgaaaccccgtctctactaaaaaaatacaaaaaactagccgggcgaggtggcgggcgcctgtagtcccagctactcgggaggctgaggcaggagaatggcgtaaatccgggaggtggagcttgcagtgagctgagatccggccactgcactccggcctgggagacagagcgagactccgcctcaaaaaaaaaaaaaaaaaaaaaagaaggccaccAGTCACCACCTTCCAGTCCCAGGAGCAAGGAAGTGAAGGGGAGTACAGGACTGTCCCAGCCCAGGTCAGCATGGCCAGTGTCTCTGAGGTCGCAGCCTTGCTCATCCTGCTGGGCTCCTGGATTGGCTGCGGGTGCCCCCACACCAGGCCTGCCCTTGAGGTTCGAGGCTGGTGGGGTGGTAGATGCAGCCAGTCAGGGTGATTTGCACCATCCTGGGGTCACACAGGGTGCAGGGGACATCCAGAGAAGGCACCTGACCCTCTGGGGAATGGAGAGCCCTTCCAGGAAGAGGTGATGCTGGAACTTGGCACTGAGGGACTCTTGGGAGTTGTCTCTTCTGGCAGAGAGAGCAGCCCGTGCAAGCCAGAGGCAGGCGGCCCTGGTGTGTTTAGGAAGCCTCTGGCCTTTCATTGTAGCTCAAGTGTGGGATTTTGAGTGAAGAAGGGTTGGAGGTAAGATAGGCAGGGGCGACAGACCTGAGGGGCCTCAAGTGCCAGGTTGAGGAATAGGGCCCTTACCCTGCAGGTTGAGGGGTGCCTAGGAAGGTTCTGGAAAGGCACATGTCCACTGGGCTGCCCTCCCATCTTACTCATTTGTGCTTCCAAGTAATgtgaggccaggcgcaggggAATGGCTTGTGGCAGGGCCGTCAGGAGATGCCTGTGCCAAAGGAACATCCTGGGTTGAGGTTGATGAGGCCGGCTCTGGCCTCTCATACCTCCCCCAACACAGCGCCATCTCCCCAGGTACAGAGCCCAGCTGCCCCCAGGGCTCCTGGGCCTTCTCAGTGAGTCTGGGGGAGCTCAAGTCCATCCGCCGCTCCAAGCCCGGCCTCAGCTGGGCCTACCTGGTTCTggtgacccaggctggaggctcCCTGCCCGCACTGCACTTCCACCGCGGGGGCACCCGCGCCCTGCTCCGCGTCCTCAGCCGCTACCTGCTGTTGGCCAGGTGAGCTCTCTCCCAGTGCTGGGCCTTAAACCGGGCCCAGTTCCTCCATGGCTGCAGCGTGACCCCTCGGGGCTGTGAAAGAAACACAGCTCACACTGATTTAAAGGAAGGCAGAGAGTTGACCAGCACATataaccaaaaaatgaaaagggagTATTGATTTCAGGCAGGACCCAGGtcccaaaatgttggaaacaGTAATCCTTTTTCCCCCTGAGTTTGTCGTTCTCTGAGCCCCCAGTATCCCTGGCTTAACAACCCCGCTGGATGGAAAGCACCTCTTCCCCCCATTCCAACAAGATCCCAGAGCTGCCTCTCATTGGCTCGTCCCTGAGTCAGTTACAGTGGACCAGAAGGTGAAAGGCCCTCATTGGCCAGCCCCAAGTCACATGCCCACCCCTGGGCTCCAGCTCTGGTCCTCCTGTAACAGCATCCCCCGAAATCAGGGATTCCCCAGGGGTGGTTGGGACACTGCAGCTGGAACGGATGTCGGCCGAGCACAGACAGCCTGGGACACTGGGCCCCTACCTGTGCATCACATGTGCGTCACCTCCCGCCTCCCAGCTCCCCGCAGGACTCCCGCCTCTACCTTGTCTTCCCCCACGACTCCTCTGCCCTCTCCAACTCCTTCCACCACCTGCAGCTCTTTGACCAGGACAGCTCCAATGTGGTATCTGTGAGTGTCCCGGGCACCAGGCCTGGCGGGTGTGGGCAGGGAGGGACGAGAAGGGGCGGGCCGTGAACTTCTTTGGCCTCGTCCCCAGCGTTTCCTCCAGGATCCCTACTCCACCACCTTCAGCAGCTTCTCCCGAGTGACCAACTTCTTCCGGGGTGCCCTGCAGCCACAGCCCGAGGGAGCCGCCTCCGACCTTCCCCCGCCACCTGACGATGAGCCCGAGCCTGGGTTCGAGGTCATTTCCTGTGTGAGTAGTGAGTGGACCCTCCCTGTTATTTCTGGCCATGTCTCCTTGGGCGCATGATTTCATTTCCCTGGGCCTCAATTTTCTCCTTGGTAAAATGGGGACGGTAATGGGACCCTCTCAGGGGGTGCATGAGGAAAGCGCTCATggctctgccaggcactgtgagcACCCGCTCGCTCCTGTTGGGGGACCCCTCCTAACTGCGGGGTGACTTGGCTGCTGAGCCCCAGAAGAGGCTGCTGCCCGCCCCTGAATGTTAGTTATTCGTCAAGCTAAGAAGCGCCCTGAGCTTATGGACTGAGGCTGGGTTGGGTCCCCCCACTGCCCTGCCGAGCCCCGGGCTCACTTGCCCTTCACCTGCAGGTGGAGCTGGGACCTCGGCCAACTGTGGAGCGGGGCCCTCCAGTTACAGAGGAGGAGTGGGCGCGCCACGTGGGCCCTGAGGGCCGCCTGCAGCAGGTACCCAAGCTGAAGAATCGGATCTTCTCAGGGGTAAGTGCCAGGGCAGGTAGGAGGATGGGGCAGGGCAAGAACAAGGCCCCACTGAGCTGCCTGCCCTCCTGCACCCCCAGGGTCTGAGCCCCGGCCTGCGGCGTGAGGCGTGGAAGTTCCTCCTGGGGTACCTCAGCTGGGAAGGCACAGCTGAGGAGCACAAGGCCCATGTTCGCAAGAAAACGTGAGTCCTCAGGAGGCCCTGCCAGGTGTGACACCTGGTGCCTCTTAGGGCACCAGTGGGCAAGTTCTGTGGACACTGGTTGTGAGCCTGCTGTATCTGGGCACCATCCTGCGCCTGTGGAATACGTCAGTGATCAAGCCAGACCCATCCTCGCCCCTGTGTGGTCTGTCTCCTGTCTCCATTGCAGTTTTCATTCCTGTGCCATACTGTTTTAATGATCACAGTTTTGCAGCATGTTTCATAATCTAGGAGGGCCCATCTCTCCTCATTCCTGGTGTAGGTTATGTACCTGCCAGGCACTGAGGATGCAGCAGTGCTGGACGGTTCCCTGTCCCTGGTGTTCTGTCCAGTGGGGGGTGACAAATTTTCACCAAAAACCCACAAGGCTATGTAGTGAGAGATAGCAGGAAGGTGAAGCATAAGGGATGGTGGCAAAAATGACAAAGTGACTTGCTTGGGTCTGTGTGGTCAGGGAGGGGCTCTGCAGGGCTGACTTGGGAGGTGGCGCCAGGCTGGGAGGTCTTTGGGTGCCGCAGAGAGTGGTGGCCTCACATCTTGTTTCCCTCTGCCACTCAGGGATGAGTATTTCCGCATGAAGCTGCAGTGGAAATCTGTGAGCCCTGAGCAGGAGCGGAGAAACTCACTCCTGCACGGATACCGCAGCCTCATCGGTCGGTGTCAGGGGTGGCGCTCAGGGTGGATGGGAGCAGGGAACCACAGGAGGGCCTCAGGCACGGGTGCGAGGGGCAGATAGAGGGAGCCCCCTGCCTCCCCAAGACCAAGAAGAGGGCATCTAGGGGGAAGCGGCATGGGCCATTGGGGAATGGCCTTGTGGGAGCAAGGCCAGGGACAGGACGGGAAAGAAGGGGAGCCTGGCTGCCTTGGGGCCCAGTCTCAGTTCTGTCGGTGCCTCGAGATCTTGGCAAGTGATTTtgcttccctgtgcctcagttttccctgcTGTGGGAGGATACAGCGAGCTGGTGAGCAGGAGGCCCGCACCTCGCAGCAGGAGCATCAGCGATGGTTTCTAGAACCAGCTCCGCTTCTGCCCGAGAGCGAACCCTGAGGCTGGGGGCTGCTGGCAGGAGAAGCAGTGGGGGCTGGCACTGGTGGCCTGCAGGGATGGGCCCCCCTACCCTTCTCAACTTTGCTCCCTGCACCCGCTCCCCACAGAGAGAGACGTGAGCCGCACTGACAGGACCAACAAGTTCTACGAGGGTCCCGAGAACCCGGGGCTGGGGCTGCTGAACGACATCCTTCTCACCTACTGCATGTACCACTTCGACCTCGGTGGGTGCCAGGCCTGGGGCCGGGCGGGGCCTGGGCTGTCCAGGGGAGCGCTGTGGGCTTGGCTGCAGCCTGACTTTGTGTCCCCCCAGGCTACGTCCAGGGCATGAGTGACCTTCTCTCCCCGATCCTCTACGTCATTCAGAATGAGGTGGATGCTTTCTGGTGTTTCTGTGGCTTCATGGAACTCGTGGTGAGGCTCGGGTCAGGGGTGGGACACAGGCCTGTCGAGCAATCAGAGGTCCTGGCACCTCACAGGGCCTGCTCTTCCCCCCTCCTTCTGTCCCACAGCAAGGGAACTTTGAAGAGAGCCAGGAGACTATGAAGCGGCAACTCGGGCGACTGCTGCTGCTCCTGAGGGTGCTGGACCCCCAGCTCTGCGACTTCCTGGGTATGTCTCTCGGGCGGGTGGGCAGGAGACAGTGGGGCCGTAGACCTTACCAGATTCTCTGGTAGCAGCCACAGGTGGCGTCCTGGACTTTGGGTCCTGATCCAAACAAGAGAAACATCCCCACGCAACCTAGAACGTAGAGGCAGAATTGCGGTTTGAAGCAAAACGTCACCAAATGCGACACACAGGGACACTGACTCACCCCATCCTCGTGCTCACCTAGATCCTGTTTGGGCTTTGCCTTAGGCTTAACTTGCAGggtatttttcagaaataaggaCCTAGGCGTTCCTGCCACTTCTTATCTCCACCTAGCTGTGGCTCACCTTCAACCAGGAATCAGAAACTGGTTCTCTGGGCCATGGGGCTGGGGGTGCTGCATCCCggctttaacatttttatttttcggccaggcacagtggctcacgcctgtaatcccagcactttgggaggcagaggcaggtggatcacttgaggtcaggagttcgataccagcctgaccaacatggagaaaccctgtctctactaaaaatacaaaattagccaggcctggtggcacacgcctctgattccagctactcaggaggctgaggcaggagaatcgcttgaacctgggaggtggaggttgcagtgagccaagatcacaccattgcacttcagcctaggcaataagagcaaaaccccaactcaaaaaaaaaaagaaaaagaaaatatatgtatatatatatattattattatagtatatattatttattagtCAATGTAAAAACTGCAGGAagttaagatgaagaaaaataagtaagactGGGCATGGTtgttcatgcttataatcccagtgctttgggaggctgaggtgggcagatcacctgaggtcaggagttcgagaccagcctggccaacatggtgaaaccctgtttctactaaaaatacaaaaattagccgggcgtggtggtgggcacctgtaatcccagctactcgggaggctgaggcaggagagtcacttgagccgaggtcccaccactgtactccagcctggacgacaaagtgagactttgtctcaaaaaaaaaaaaaagaaaaaagcaagttaaAATTGCTGTTTGATATCATTATTCTTCTTGAGTGCAGATGGTGATAATAAGTTAAACTTATTCATGGACGTTTCCTCGACGCTTTGGGACCCCTGGGGGAGGGAGCTGAGATACTCTGTCCTCAccttactgatgaggaaactaagcCATAGAAAAGCGTCACCTCCTAGGGCACAAGGACAGAGGATGCCTCTGTGTCATTGAAAGTCTTCGGAAACATCACTTTTCTTGACCGCACGGCATTGTGTCCTGCAAGATGTGGTAGAATTGATTTAACTTGACCTGCCGGAGATTCGGGTTCTTTGCAGGTTTTCATCACAGTGCATAGTCTGGGTCGTATCTTTAGGTTCACTTCCAAGAAGTGGAGTTTTGTTCAGGACAGTGCTTGTTTCCACAGCTCTGGAAAGTTTGTCCTCCATTGTTACTTTCCTAAAAAGTTAGAATGCTCAGGCTCTCATTCTCATTTGAGttaacttgggggaaaaaaaggttcgataccatcttaattttttttttttttctttttgagatggagtcttgctctgttgcccaagctggagtgcagtggcgtgatcttggctcacggcaacctctgctgcccgagttcaagcaattcccctgcctcagcctcccaaggagctggaattacaggggtgtggcaccatgcccagctaatttttgtatttttagtagagacagggtttcaccatgttggccaggctgtatttttagtagagacggggtttcaccatgttggcctggctggtctcgaactcctgacctcaggtaatccacccgccttgccctcccaaagtgctggggttataggagTGCGCCATCGCATCTGGCCCTCAGCTTAAATTTTTGCTAACATCATATCTAGGACTGCCAGTTTCCTTAGGCCTCGCCAGCAGCGGGCACTGAGGTCTGTTTCCTCGGGCGTGCTGGGCGTCCTGCCTCCCTTCCATGTCCATGGCAGATGTGGAAGTATAATAGCACACTTCCtctggagagtgggaggaagaagGGGCAGGGCCCGCTTCAGAGCTGCTTCTGTCTCACCTCAGAGGTTCCCAAGCCAGGCATAAGTCACTTGTCTAGACTTGGGGAAGGTGTTCCAGTCAGGATGACATCTCAAACTCTCAGTCCCAGC
The sequence above is drawn from the Macaca thibetana thibetana isolate TM-01 chromosome 19, ASM2454274v1, whole genome shotgun sequence genome and encodes:
- the TBC1D17 gene encoding TBC1 domain family member 17 isoform X1, whose translation is MEGAGYRVVFEKGGVYLHTSAKKYQDRDSLIAGVIRVVEKDNDVLLHWAPVEEAGDSTQILFSKKDSSGGDSCASEEEPTFDPGYEPDWAVISTVRPQPRHSEPTRGTEPSCPQGSWAFSVSLGELKSIRRSKPGLSWAYLVLVTQAGGSLPALHFHRGGTRALLRVLSRYLLLASSPQDSRLYLVFPHDSSALSNSFHHLQLFDQDSSNVVSRFLQDPYSTTFSSFSRVTNFFRGALQPQPEGAASDLPPPPDDEPEPGFEVISCVELGPRPTVERGPPVTEEEWARHVGPEGRLQQVPKLKNRIFSGGLSPGLRREAWKFLLGYLSWEGTAEEHKAHVRKKTDEYFRMKLQWKSVSPEQERRNSLLHGYRSLIERDVSRTDRTNKFYEGPENPGLGLLNDILLTYCMYHFDLGYVQGMSDLLSPILYVIQNEVDAFWCFCGFMELVQGNFEESQETMKRQLGRLLLLLRVLDPQLCDFLDSQDSGSLCFCFRWLLIWFKREFPFPDVLRLWEVLWTGLPGPNLHLLVACAILDMERDTLMLSGFGSNEILKHINELTMKLSVEDVLTRAEALHRQLTACPELPHNVQEILGLAPPTEPHSPSPTASPLPLSPTRAPPTPPPPTDTAQQPDSSLEILPEEEDDGADS
- the TBC1D17 gene encoding TBC1 domain family member 17 isoform X2, whose product is MEGAGYRVVFEKGGVYLHTSAKKYQDRDSLIAGVIRVVEKDNDVLLHWAPVEEAGDSTQILFSKKDSSGGDSCASEEEPTFDPGYEPDWAVISTVRPQPRHSEPTRGTEPSCPQGSWAFSVSLGELKSIRRSKPGLSWAYLVLVTQAGGSLPALHFHRGGTRALLRVLSRYLLLASSPQDSRLYLVFPHDSSALSNSFHHLQLFDQDSSNVVSRFLQDPYSTTFSSFSRVTNFFRGALQPQPEGAASDLPPPPDDEPEPGFEVISCVELGPRPTVERGPPVTEEEWARHVGPEGRLQQVPKLKNRIFSGGLSPGLRREAWKFLLGYLSWEGTAEEHKAHVRKKTDEYFRMKLQWKSVSPEQERRNSLLHGYRSLIERDVSRTDRTNKFYEGPENPGLGLLNDILLTYCMYHFDLGYVQGMSDLLSPILYVIQNEVDAFWCFCGFMELVQGNFEESQETMKRQLGRLLLLLRVLDPQLCDFLDSQDSGSLCFCFRWLLIWFKREFPFPDVLRLWEVLWTGLPGPNLHLLVACAILDMERDTLMLSGFGSNEILKHEPQSGRSGGGG